From the genome of Pelagicoccus sp. SDUM812003, one region includes:
- a CDS encoding glucose 1-dehydrogenase — protein sequence MRLQGKTAIVTGGAVGIGRAICQRFAAEGAGVVIVDIDIDGANTVAQDIVSRQGKAIAVEADVTNRQAVREAVEQGLAAFGRIDILVNNAGTGKIIPFLETTEADFDRLFRVNCQSVMICCQEVAQYLIEAKRCGKIINLASQAGRRGESLVMAYCATKAAVISMTQSIALALAPHKINVNAIAPGVVDTPLWEALDKQFALLSGVAEGEPIRKAISTIPLGRVEQPEDVAAAAVFLASSDADYITQQCLNVDGGNWPS from the coding sequence ATGAGACTCCAAGGAAAAACAGCTATCGTTACTGGAGGCGCAGTCGGTATCGGCCGAGCCATTTGCCAAAGATTCGCGGCCGAAGGTGCAGGTGTTGTCATTGTCGACATCGATATCGATGGCGCGAATACCGTCGCTCAGGATATTGTTTCTCGACAAGGCAAGGCGATCGCGGTCGAGGCTGACGTCACCAACCGACAAGCCGTTCGGGAAGCAGTCGAACAAGGATTGGCCGCCTTCGGTCGTATCGATATTTTGGTAAACAACGCAGGAACTGGAAAAATCATTCCTTTCCTCGAGACTACAGAAGCGGACTTTGATCGACTCTTTAGGGTGAACTGCCAGAGCGTCATGATCTGCTGTCAGGAGGTAGCCCAATATTTGATCGAAGCTAAACGCTGCGGCAAAATAATCAATCTCGCTTCCCAAGCCGGAAGACGCGGAGAATCACTGGTCATGGCTTACTGCGCTACAAAGGCTGCCGTCATCAGCATGACCCAGTCCATCGCCCTAGCCCTAGCACCCCACAAGATCAATGTGAACGCCATCGCTCCAGGGGTGGTGGACACCCCCCTGTGGGAGGCTCTCGACAAGCAATTCGCCCTACTATCCGGAGTTGCAGAAGGAGAACCAATCCGCAAAGCCATTTCCACAATCCCCCTGGGGCGAGTCGAACAACCAGAGGATGTCGCAGCGGCCGCCGTATTTCTCGCTTCCTCTGATGCTGATTATATCACACAGCAATGCCTCAACGTGGATGGTGGTAACTGGCCAAGCTAG